The following nucleotide sequence is from Corylus avellana chromosome ca7, CavTom2PMs-1.0.
TTTTAGCTTCTTTCTCCTCGCTTTTGCCTACTTTTACTGTGTGACTTTGGTGTTTATTGTTTGTCCTACATCAAATATCAGAGTGTTTGCAATTGTTTTCCATTAACAGTCACATGATCCTGTACACAGTGCACAAATCCCTCAGAGTCACACCACTGAAACCCCTTATCCCCATCTATTGTTTCAGTATCAGACCATAATTTGCTTGTTTCCAACCCAGAGTATCCATCAGTCCCAAACAATGTTTATTGTTTGTCCTACATCAAATATCAGTGTTTGCAATTGTTTTCCATTAACAGTCGCATGATCCTGTACACCGTGGACAAATCCCTCAGAGTCACACCACTGAAACCCCTTATCCCCATCTATTGTTTCAGTATCAAACCATCATTTGCTCGTTTCCAACCCAGAGTATCCATCAGTCCCAAACAACCATATCAATATTCTATTCTTCCCCCTAGCTGCTTCTCTCTTTCCTCGTCTCTTCCCctcacttctttctttttagcttctttctcctctcttttccCTACTTTTACCATGtgagttttgttttattgtttgtcCTACGTCACAAATTTACAGAGCTTACATCCCTCAGATACCAAGCTAGAGTATACACAAATAGGAATATAAAGTATCAAAAGGAGAGCAATCAAAGTTATGTAGtaattaagtgaaaaaaaaaaaaaccctacttcAGGTTGGTCTGTCTCCTGGATAAGTTGTCTTAAAGTCCAATTTGGTTGCCTTTCGAAAAGCTTAAACATAATTTCTTCCATTTCACCACGATCCCTTCTTGTTCTTTTCATGTCTGATCCCTTAGCTGGCATTTTCTTCTTATCCTATTCCAAAAAAAGCAGCTCTCCTTATACGTCAGGGTGgaaaatcaataaaagaaaaatattctgaCTTGCATATAGTGCCAGAATAAAGTAAGTGTCCCCTGAAATATCAAGCAGTGAAATACACAAGTTTAGATACGAATATTATACACAAAAAGAAGGCAGCAACACGTACACTAGGTCCAGAAGTCACAAAACTAAAAATCCCTGGCAGAGGCCTCATATGGGCTCCATTGTCATTGTCGATCACCTGAAAAGAAAGTTTGGAAGAAGTTAAAGGAAATATTTTATCGATTGTCTAAGTCAagtagcacataaatatgaaagtAATAAGGAAAACCTGTATCTGTCTTGTCTTAGTCATATATTTATTTGTCCTTTCACGGCAGAGTTTCCCATAGTTCTCAATATCCTGGTTATGAGGCTTCATGTCAAATTTGTTCAGTATTTTTCCCTCCACAGAAAACTTCCCTGCAATATGAAAGGAATTTCCTCAGTTTAATCAGGTCTGCCAAACTGCCAGtcctaaaagaagaaatatatatgttaaagaaCAATCCAAAGTACACCTATAACTAATCACGTCAGGGAAATAAGTGGTCTATGGCTCTCTCGACAGTATGTTTATCTACTCAATTAATCCTAAGGATTCACTCTCTAAGAACTCAATCCTCATAGgtatacaataaaaataaaatcagcttatataaaaagaactaaaagaaaattacttGCATAAACATGTGCGGTTGAATTTTTACCTGGGGCAGAGTGAATTCCGATCTAGACACATATCATATCAAGAAGCCTAACCCAGGGACTTCCATGAATTATATTCACTTCCTCTGAATGTTTAACCCGGTTTCCACATTCAACTTTGCAGGCCAGCAATATAGTTCTTCTAACTTTTTCTGCAACTATATGTTGGTAGTAAAATTACCTATCAAATAAAACCGGAAACCATCTGTTTTTGTCACATATGGAGGcacaaaatttaaatctttatAGCAACGATattcttcttttgtttgaatTGTTTCTCTATTCACAATGGTTGGTTGATGGATTAGTGCATTCTAAACTCCTATTGCTTGTTGTACTATACCATTGTTGAACTATGGTTTCTAGATCAAAGCCTGGATGATCAAATCACATCTGTCGCTAAATCATCAGAAGGGATCAGCTTAATCTGAAGTTATATCTCCCTAATATTTAAAAGTCAGACTCATATCTTCTGATTATCAAAAATCTTCAAATATCAAAAAGTCAAAGTCATCATTCATACAAAAAGTTTAAATCATCATGAGCTATTGGACTTTGACATTGACTTGTGTGTTTCAAACCTGTTCTGGTATTAGCAAAGATGTGGCATGTTGTATGCAGTTGCGAGTTCATGAGACAATTGCTTCAACTAAGCACATAAAAATGTCTGTCTAATGTAGCAACATGCATTCTCTCTTTAGAAATGACTGATAAAATGAATTTCTATTTCATAAAATCAATAGCTTCATATGAGTTTGATCAATAATCAATTATTGAGCTTATACTTTGATTAGCGCAACAACAGTACCAAAACAATCTCAAGTCCCATATAAATAAAAGGGGCAAAAAACTAGAGCAGAAATTCTGGAAATAGATCTTGGTAACATTATGTTAAAGCAAATTGAATAATTTACCTTGTGATGACTCAGAAAACACAGACATTGGGATGAAGTCTTTAGACATATCCATAGAGTAACACTTGGGTATATGTCCAGATTCAGTGGCAGCCAATTCCATGGTGAACTGAACATCATTTAAGCAAATGCATGTAAAGCGAAGGGAACAAGTGGATGCATATACATAGAACAGAATCCGACGCTTCTCCTTGAacttaaataacaaatattaaattgtgaaaaataaaaaaaataaaattttttcctcAAAAGAAATTTAGACATACTCAAAGAGAAACAAGGATttctatttactttttttaaaatatatatattttctaataagttaaagaaaataatgtgaaaaaattatattttctaataAGTTAAAGAAAATAATCACATTAAGACACTAGGAAAGGAAAGCATACCCAAAGGACTCAAAAGGAATCAAGGGCAAccagaaacttaaaaaaaataaaagataggaTTGTAAGGGCGGGCCAGTAAAAACCGGCCCACTCCACCTGTGTTACGAGCGGATGGCCCAGTCCGTAACACGGGCAGGCagatagttgaaaaatgatgtacttatcttggggcatgactacccttatcaagagcactgTTTCCAATTTGCCTTCGTATTTCATGTCCCTTTTCCATCTCCCTGTGGGTGTTGCAAACTATATAGAGAAGCTTCAATGagatttcttattttttgggggtggggggctcggcgaaaatttcaaatttcacttgCTAAGTTGGTCCAAAGTTTGTTCTCCAATCTTTGAGGGAGGATTGCGAATTCGAAACCTACAGATGTTCAATCGTGCTTTCCTAGAAAAATGGTTATGGCGATGCGCATGAGAGAAAGCCTTGGTGGAAAGTTGTGGTGGATGCTAAACTTGGCatgtggggggggggggggactcaaaaatttcaaatttcacttgCTAAGTTGGACCAAGGTTTGTTTTCCAATCTTTGAGGGAGGATTGCGGATTCGAAACCTACAGATGTTCAATCATGCTTTCCTAGAAAAATGGTTATGGCGATGCGCATGAGAGAGAGCCTTGGTGGAAAGTTGTGGTGGATGCTAAACTTGGCAtgggtggtgttctaatgagcCTGTTGGGGCGTATGGGGTGAGATTATGAATGAATATTAGGAGAAGTTGGCGAGAGTTTTTCTAGTCATTcaagatttgaggtgggagttGGGTCCAATGTTAGATTCTGGCACGACCTATGGTGTGGGAATAAGGCCTAAAAGAAGCCTTTCCAAATCTATATGATATTACTTGTGCGAAGGATGCCTCTGTAGTGACCTACCTGGAGCTTTTTGGTGGCTCCAATCAATGGAACGTTAGTTTTGCTAGAGAGGCTCATGACTAAGAGGTGGATACCTTTGCCTCGTTCTTTAGCATGTTGTTTAGGGGTGGTTAATACATAATGGTCATGGTCATGGTCTAGAAGTAGACCCTTATTGTGGATAAGTGTCCTGTTTATACTTACCAAGATAATATGTACTAAGTTTTGCTCAACTCAAGAAGTACTTTGATCAATGATTTGAAACCTCTTCTTGTCATTCtcaaagtttataaattttttttatctatagaATTTTTTGCTAATAcatacttctttctttttttcctatgCCATAAGGGAAAAGGAACAAGACTACAAGCAAGCGTTCAACATAGAATACAACACAGAAGACAAAGgaataaaaaccaaaacattTGTGTGATGCAGCTTATTTAGCTGCAAGATGGCGTCTTTTGTTAGCCTTCCAGTTCATACTTCATAAGTGAGTCCGTGATGTTGCAATTGAGTAAAACACTTGAGAGAGTATGGAGCCAAAAGTTCAAACTAAAACATGTggaaaaatcaaatccaaacaAATGGAAAGTTGCAAATAAAGAGAGTgctcataaaatatataaaaatgaaaggaaaaaaaatcataacagtCAAAGCAATAAAATCCGAACAGAGCATAAACTGTTGAGAAATTCCACAGAGTCTGAACTAAATAACCCAAAATTCTGTTTCAGAAACAGAGGCATACAAACAAATAGTGAGAAAACTCAATAAGAATTGGATGCTGGAAGAAAGAGACTACAAATAATCACTGTTGGAatagtttatattttctaaattaggtttattaatattttccttaacaagttatttctctttatgttagaatatttttattctcggttattatatttccttgtaaggtttattctcttccttaattagtttaggtctattttaaggtttttttggtcactactcattgtctctctataaatagagagttatgtaatattgttttatatagtgaatatacaagatgtagcttatacgtctctctccgcttctgctctctcttttctttttctttcatattttagtattatatatatatacttatcaaaaaaatatatatatttcaacatagtatcaaagccaTAAGACGCTTCTATggtgttttctagcattctcttATGACGATCTCTCAAATTTGTTGTGATCCACAGCTTTATTCATTGGTGAATCttggcacaatgtggtttggcccttcacaggatttttaacggctagtttCCGTTCTCCGGCCTCATTGTAAGTTACGGCTTGGCCATTCACCAGATTCTTTTAGCGGCTTGTCTCCGTTCTCTGGTATTTCTCcagccgtcactttcagcctttctcgtctTTCTTGTCGGCGAATCTTGGCATAATGCGGTTTGGCCCTTCACAGGatttttaacggctagtttccgttctccggcctcattgtcagttgcTGCTTGGCTTTTCACCAGATTCTTTTAGCGGCTCGTCTCCGTTCTCTAATATTTCTCCGGCCGTCACTTTCAACCTTTCTCGCCAGCATTGCCTTGATCCAACCATCGGCTTTGGATACCtttaatttcttctattttccaaactcaagcttacacctcttgagtttgaggggatgttagaatattttatattttctaaattaggtttattaatattttccttaacaagttatttctctttatgttagaatatttttattctcggttattatatttccttgtaaAGTTTATTCTCTcccttaattagtttatgtcTATTTTAGGGTATTTTGGTCGCTACTCATTatctctt
It contains:
- the LOC132187287 gene encoding transcription initiation factor IIF subunit beta → MDNANDSSGFLDAGKSERAVWLMKCPPLVARSLQSPPEASDPSRPIAKVVLSIDPLRSNDDNSSPQFTMELAATESGHIPKCYSMDMSKDFIPMSVFSESSQGKFSVEGKILNKFDMKPHNQDIENYGKLCRERTNKYMTKTRQIQVIDNDNGAHMRPLPGIFSFVTSGPSDKKKMPAKGSDMKRTRRDRGEMEEIMFKLFERQPNWTLRQLIQETDQPEQFMKDILKDLCVYNNKGANQGSYELKPEYRRTNEESTPKLV